In a genomic window of Gossypium arboreum isolate Shixiya-1 chromosome 7, ASM2569848v2, whole genome shotgun sequence:
- the LOC108470871 gene encoding acid phosphatase 1: MARKIVLILALTCLCIGLAAADWNILNPIWNINARQDSLKNYCESWRINVELNNIREFDVVPQECVAHIKKYMTSSQYDADCQRAIEEVTLYLSRCCSLKGDGKDAWIFDVDDTLISTIPYFKKHGFGGEKVNSSSLEAWMEESKAPALDHTFKLFHDIKDRGMKIFLVSSRKETLRSPTVDNLINVGYHGWSRLFLRGFEDEYMHVEQYKSQVRKTLMDQGYRIWGIVGDQWSSLKGLPEAKRTFKLPNSIYYMS, encoded by the exons ATGGCAAGGAAAATTGTGCTCATTCTGGCACTGACATGCCTCTGCATTGGGCTAGCAGCTGCTGACTGGAACATCTTGAACCCAATATGGAATATCAATGCAAGACAGGATAGCTTGAAAAACTACTGTGAAAGCTGGAGGATCAATGTGGAGCTCAACAACATAAGGGAGTTCGATGTAGTGCCCCAAGAATGCGTTGCTCACATCAAGAAGTACATGACTTCATCACAGTACGATGCCGACTGCCAGAGAGCTATCGAGGAAGTGACACTATACTTAAGCCGCTGTTGCTCTTTGAAAGGTGATGGCAAAGATGCATGGATTTTCGATGTTGATGATACACTCATCTCCACCATTCCTTACTTCAAGAAACATGGTTTTGG GGGAGAGAAGGTGAACTCATCTTCTTTGGAGGCATGGATGGAAGAGAGCAAGGCACCAGCTCTCGACCACACATTCAAGCTCTTCCATGACATTAAAGATAGAGGGATGAAAATCTTTCTAGTCTCTTCAAGGAAAGAAACCCTTAGATCTCCTACAGTTGATAACCTCATTAATGTTGGATACCATGGATGGTCTAGGCTCTTCTTAAG GGGTTTCGAAGATGAATACATGCATGTGGAACAATACAAGTCCCAAGTGAGGAAAACATTAATGGATCAAGGGTACCGCATATGGGGAATCGTTGGAGATCAATGGAGCAGCTTGAAGGGCTTGCCAGAAGCAAAGAGAACATTCAAGCTGCCAAATTCCATTTACTACATGTCTTAA